One window of the Triticum dicoccoides isolate Atlit2015 ecotype Zavitan chromosome 3B, WEW_v2.0, whole genome shotgun sequence genome contains the following:
- the LOC119275127 gene encoding FACT complex subunit SSRP1-A-like yields the protein MTDGHLFNNILLGGRTGTNLGQFKVHSGGLAWKRQGGGKTIEIDKADLTSVTWMKVPRAYQLGVRIKDGLSYTFIGFREQDVSSLINFMQKNLGISPDEKQLSVGGHNWGGIGIVGSMLTFMVESKQAFEVSLADVSQTQMQGKTDVLLEFHVDDTTGANEKDSLMDMSFHVPTSNTQFPGNENRTSAQILWEAILARADNGSGSSGEAVVTFEGIAILTPRGRYAVELHLPFLRLQGQANDFKIQYSSILRLFVLPKSNNPHTVVVVTLDPPIRKGQTLYPHIVIQFETDTVVQKNMKLSRELLDEKYKDRLVESYQGLVHEVFVKVLRGLSGAKVTRPGSFRNYKNGYAVKSSLKAEDGLLYPLEKGFFFLPKPPTLILDEEIEFVEFERHGAGGASMSSQYFDLLVKLKNDQEHLFRNIQRSEYRNLFNFINGKGLKLMNLGDGQGTSGVTDVLQDTDDVAPDPHLERIKNQAESSEDSDEEDEDFVLHKDDGGSPTDDSGGEESDASKSGGEKQKSSKKEARSSKPPVKRKPKGKDGEGSGKRKPKGMDGEGSEKRKPKKKKDPNAPKRPMMPFMYFSMAERAGVKDSNPDLAPTDIAKKLGEIWQKMSTEDKQPYILQSQADKKRYEKESAAYRAAAPVDVDAGSGNASD from the exons AATCTTGGTCAGTTTAAAGTGCACTCTGGAGGGCTCGCATGGAAGAGACAAGGTGGAGGAAAGACAATTGAGATCGATAAAGCTGATTTAACTTCTGTGACATGGATGAAAGTCCCCAGGGCATATCAGCTTGGAGTCAGAATCAAAGATGGCCTGTCCTACACATTTATTGGCTTCCGCGAACAG GATGTAAGCAGCCTGATCAATTTCATGCAAAAGAATTTGGGCATCTCACCAGATGAAAAGCAGTTATCTGTTGGTGGTCACAACTGGGGAGGGATTGGCATAGTTG GAAGCATGCTTACCTTTATGGTTGAATCGAAGCAAGCATTTGAAGTTTCTCTAGCAGACGTCTCACAGACCCAGATGCAAGGCAAAACAGATGTTCTCTTGGAGTTCCATGTTGATGATACTACTGGTGCTAATGAG AAAGATTCGCTCATGGATATGAGTTTTCATGTACCCACGTCAAATACTCAATTTCCTGGAAACGAGAATCGTACTTCGGCTCAG ATACTGTGGGAGGCAATACTTGCTAGGGCTGATAATGGttccggctcttctggagaggcAGTTGTCACCTTTGAAGGAATAGCTATTCTTACACCAAG AGGACGATACGCCGTTgagcttcatcttccatttctgcgCCTTCAAGGACAAGCTAATGATTTTAAAATCCAATATAGCAGCATTCTTCGCCTCTTTGTTTTGCCAAAG TCAAATAACCCTCATACAGTTGTGGTTGTCACTCTTGATCCGCCAATCCGTAAAGGACAAACACTATATCCTCACATTGTCATTCAG TTTGAGACGGACACAGtagttcaaaaaaatatgaaattaagcagagagttgcttgatgaaaaatACAAGGATAGGCTAGTGGAATCTTATCAG GGTCTAGTACATGAGGTATTCGTCAAAGTCCTCCGCGGCCTTTCTGGTGCTAAAGTCACAAGGCCGGGTTCTTTCAGAAATTACAAAAATGGATATGCAGTTAAATCATCACTCAAAGCTGAAGATGGACTGTTGTATCCACTTGAAAAGGGTTTCTTCTTTCTGCCAAAGCCCCCTACACTCATTTTAGATGAAGAG ATTGAGTTTGTTGAATTTGAACGGCATGGTGCTGGTGGCGCCAGTATGTCATCTCAGTATTTTGACCTCCTGGTCAAGCTAAAAAATGACCAAGAGCATCTCTTCAGAAATATTCAGAGGAGTGAATACCGTAACCTCTTCAACTTTATCAA TGGAAAGGGCTTGAAACTAATGAACCTTGGAGATGGTCAAGGTACAAGTGGTGTCACAGATGTTCTACAGGACACTGATGATGTTGCTCCTGATCCACATCTAGAGAGAATAAAAAATCAGGCCGAGAGTAGTGAGGACAGTGATGAAGAG GATGAAGATTTTGTTCTGCATAAGGATGATGGTGGATCTCCTACTGATGATTCTGGTGGCGAGGAATCAGATGCTAGTAAAAGTGGTGGTGAAAAACAG AAGTCATCCAAAAAGGAAGCCCGTAGTTCAAAGCCACCTGTGAAAAGGAAGCCTAAGGGCAAGGATGGCGAAGGTTCAGGGAAAAGGAAGCCTAAGGGCATGGATGGCGAAGGTTCAGAGAAGAGGAaaccaaagaagaagaaagatcccAACGCCCCCAAAAGACCAATGATGCCATTCATGTATTTCTCAATGGCTGAGCGGGCA GGTGTGAAGGATAGCAATCCAGATTTGGCTCCAACCGATATTGCAAAGAAGCTTGGAGAGATTTGGCAAAAGATGTCAA CCGAAGACAAGCAACCTTACATTCTGCAGTCTCAAGCCGACAAGAAGCGGTACGAGAAGGAATCTGCTGCCTACCGCGCTGCTGCCCCAGTGGACGTGGACGCCGGGTCCGGCAATGCCTCTGACTAG